CCGATGGCGAGCGCTTGCCGACCGTGCGCCAGCTCGCCGCCGACCTCGATCTGGCGCCGGGCACCGTGGCCCGCGCCTACCGCGAGCTGGAGGCCGCCGAGCTGATCCGCACTCGCCGCGGCGCGGGCACCAGGGTGGCGGCCCTCCCGTCCGAACCGCACGCGCACGATGCTCACCAACTCGGCACTCTGGCCCGTGATTTCACCTCTGCTGCCCGGGCCCTGGGTGCCGGCACGGAGGACATCCTGACGGCCGTCCGCAACGCCCTGAACTCAGAGCCTGATACTGCCCCGGCCGCCGTGGACAGCGGAAAGGGTGGCCCGAGGACCACCGAGGCATCGGTGAAAGTCACGGCAGTACGGCACAGGCTTGAGCGGCAGGCGTAATCGACGGACGCCAGGAGCCTCAGGGAAGGCCGCCCCGGCCCACCCGAACTTTTCCTACCCTGAGCGAGGCTTTGAAGGGTAGGCGGGAGGAATGCAACCCATCCCGGAGCGAATGGACTGCTGATCCGGGCTGCCGCCCCATCGTGGAATCAGTGGTTCTCCGAGGCGTATCGGTATGTCGTCTCAGTTGAACAACTGTTTCAGGGCTTGCTGGTGACGGTCTGACACGCATTGCTGCAGAGAGTGAGAAGGCGATCGAGCAGGATCTGGCCTGTCGGATTACGGCTTGCAAGGGCTATGACCTGCAAGACTGGCGACGTTGGGACAAGCCTGCAGCCCACAACACTCACGACCGGCAACACCTCCAGTTTTCTGCCCGTCGCCGCGTCCTGGACGTCTTCCACGTCGTCAAGCGCGCCGCGACCGACCCGCACGGCATGGTCCGAGCCACCGCAGTGGAAACGCCCGGTCAGTACTGGGGCTGGCGCGAGGAGGCGCGGCTCGCGGTCCGGCAAGCCATCGAGGACACCGAAGGATC
The DNA window shown above is from Streptomyces chartreusis and carries:
- a CDS encoding GntR family transcriptional regulator; its protein translation is MSERAVRVDTTSQVPPYEQIRAQLAALIRTGQLTDGERLPTVRQLAADLDLAPGTVARAYRELEAAELIRTRRGAGTRVAALPSEPHAHDAHQLGTLARDFTSAARALGAGTEDILTAVRNALNSEPDTAPAAVDSGKGGPRTTEASVKVTAVRHRLERQA